A single genomic interval of Carassius gibelio isolate Cgi1373 ecotype wild population from Czech Republic chromosome A22, carGib1.2-hapl.c, whole genome shotgun sequence harbors:
- the LOC127942977 gene encoding dipeptidyl peptidase 4 — MGIGKWILAAFGIVVIVVLIAVPTAIFLNEDKTESKRTFTLEDYFNGTARTKSYNMRWVSDDEYLHKTGEGSLHLISAATGNGSEIVNQLIFSRVAAFDYMVSADRKYVCFQSNYTKLWRHSYTASYSIYDLEKGDFINTDIPHEVQYLAWSPAGHKLAFVWKYNVYVKETPTAAFKQVTTDGAHNLILNGIPDWVYEEEMFSTNFALWWSPNGRFVAYAKFNDSEVHNIEYTLYGEGQYPETVLVPYPKAGTPNPTVKLFVFDTNTNRTNEVLVPSVVGAGEHYLSTVTWASDERIAVQWQKRTQNYVALKTYDFNSGAWTESSLSQDFTSSTGWVGRFSPDEPVFRSDGNSFYYITSDEEHFKHLYYFSGTEKKFLTRGKWEVTSILKVTNDAVYYVSNEHNASPGQRNVYKITINGASHSERECLTCTLNADRCKYNSALLSTEGTYYLMSCSGPGLPLHTLRNSRDGTEVRVLQDNKDLENTLQNIAMPSITHGTLKIGEFDLWYQMTLPPKFDKSKKYPLLIDVYAGPCSQKSDFRFRVGWSTYLASTENVIVASFDGRGSGYQGDKIMHSLYKRLGTYEVEDQITAARHFIDMGYIDKNRIAIWGWSYGGYVTSMVLGAGSGVFKCGMAVAPVSKWEYYDSIYTERYMLTPAENQAFYENSTVMERAKNFKSVQYLLVHGTADDNVHFQQAAQISRALVDEQVDFDAMWYTDEDHGLGGSSNQHVYTHMSHFLKNCFA, encoded by the exons ATG GGAATTGGAAAATGGATTCTGGCAGCATTTGGGATCGTAGTGATCGTTGTGTTAATAGCTGTCCCGACAGCCATTTTTCTCAACG aGGATAAAACTGAATCAAAGAGGACTTTTACTCTAGAAGATTACTTCAATGGAACTGCAAGAACCAAGTCATACAACATGCGATGGGTCTCAG ATGATGAATATCTTCACAAGACAGGAGAAGGTTCGTTGCACCTGATCAGTGCAGCCACAGGAAATGGAAGTGAAATTGTGAACCAACTTATATTT TCCCGTGTGGCAGCTTTTGATTACATGGTGTCAGCGGATCGAAAATACGTCTGTTTCCAGAGCAACTACACTAAG CTATGGAGACACTCCTACACTGCATCCTACTCCATCTACGACCTGGAAAAAGG GGATTTTATAAATACGGATATCCCACATGAAGTCCAGTACTTAGCATGGTCGCCAGCTGGTCACAAACTG GCCTTTGTTTGGAAATACAACGTTTATGTGAAGGAGACTCCCACCGCTGCATTCAAGCAGGTCACTACTGATGGAGCCCACAACCTGATCCTCAACGGCATCCCTGACTGGGTGTACGAGG AGGAGATGTTCTCCACCAACTTTGCTCTGTGGTGGTCACCAAATGGGAGATTTGTGGCATACGCCAAATTTAATGACTCAGAAGTGCACAACATTGAATACACGTTGTACGGAGAGGGCCAATATCCAGAAACGGTCTTAGTACCGTACCCCAag GCCGGAACCCCAAACCCAACCGTCAAACTGTTTGTCTtcgacacaaacacaaacaggacCAATGAAGTCCTGGTTCCCAGTGTTGTTGGTGCAGG AGAGCACTACCTGAGCACTGTTACATGGGCGTCAGATGAGCGAATTGCAGTGCAGTGGCAGAAAAGAACACAAAACTATGTTGCTTTGAAGACGTATGATTTCAACAGCGGTGCTTGGACTGAAAGTTCACTG agTCAGGATTTCACAAGCAGCACGGGTTGGGTTGGCCGG TTCTCTCCAGATGAACCTGTCTTTCGGTCGGATGGCAACAGTTTTTATTACATTACGAGTGATGAAGAGCATTTTAAGCATCTTTATTATTTCAGTGGA ACAGAAAAGAAGTTCCTGACAAGAGGAAAGTGGGAGGTCACTAGCATCCTTAAGGTCACGAATGATGCTGT ATATTATGTGAGTAACGAGCACAATGCAAGTCCAGGTCAAAGAAATGTTTACAA AATCACCATAAATGGGGCTTCCCATTCTGAGCGCGAGTGTCTGACCTGTACCCTCAATGCAGACCGGTGCAAATATAATTCTGCCCTGTTAAGCACTGAAGGAACCTACTACCTTATGAGCTGTTCTG GTCCTGGACTGCCTTTGCATACACTGAGAAACAGCCGAGATGGAACTG AGGTGAGAGTTCTTCAAGACAACAAAGATTTGGAAAATACTCTGCAGAATATCGCAATGCCGTCAATAACACACGGCACGCTGAAGATCGGAGAGTTCG acctctGGTACCAGATGACGCTGCCTCCCAAATTCGACAAATCCAAAAAATATCCTTTGCTCATTGATGT ATATGCGGGCCCCTGCAGTCAGAAATCAGATTTCCGGTTTAGGGTGGGATGGTCCACATACTTGGCCAGCACAGAGAATGTGATCGTGGCCAGCTTTGATGGGAGAGGAAGTGGTTACCAAGGAGACAAAATTATGCATTCCCTTTACAAACGACTTGGCACTTACGAAGTGGAGGATCAGATAACAGCCGCTAG ACACTTTATTGACATGGGTTACATAGATAAAAACAGGATTGCCATCTGGGGCTGG TCTTACGGTGGCTACGTCACTTCGATGGTTCTGGGAGCTGGAAGTGGAGTTTTTAAATGTGGAATGGCAGTCGCTCCGGTGTCTAAATGGGAGTATTATG ACTCTATTTACACAGAGAGGTACATGCTGACGCCAGCGGAGAACCAGGCCTTTTATGAA aattccaccgTGATGGAAAGAGCCAAGAACTTTAAATCAGTCCAGTACCTCCTGGTGCACGGCACCGCTGACG ATAATGTTCACTTCCAACAAGCAGCTCAGATCTCTAGAGCACTCGTGGATGAACAAGTGGACTTTGATGCAATG tggtACACTGATGAAGACCACGGTCTCGGTGGATCGTCCAATCAGCACGTCTACACTCATATGAGTCACTTTCTGAAAAACTGCTTTGCTTGA